A window of the Equus przewalskii isolate Varuska chromosome 10, EquPr2, whole genome shotgun sequence genome harbors these coding sequences:
- the SPEM3 gene encoding LOW QUALITY PROTEIN: uncharacterized protein SPEM3 (The sequence of the model RefSeq protein was modified relative to this genomic sequence to represent the inferred CDS: deleted 1 base in 1 codon): MGERAHHRAQVCSGTNLRKCQDLGDSILLILGSFILLNVGINVVILLWKHLKSSLRILFHRFFPKDKQPSCIGSHPMCMHCSVDPKNLFSRVSSRFHRHPSLLLGHPKHLDSWIPDTNDEKASRCCCMPPQYGQARAPVEAPWGLWKEGMMGVGEASQVPALKTQATFISKQETSSQFPRMSKLDTVPLHLPQKSKTKTPDYDPIHAPTQAPTHSPVHPPEHTHPQVQIRSLVHHPEHTPTQAQTHSPGHPSEHTPAQAQTRSSGHPTEHTPTQAQTRCPGHPPEHTHPKVQICFPGHSPEHTPAQAQTHCPGHPPERTHPKVQICSPSHPPEHTPAKAQGPEHTSVHTLGHSPEHITVHTPARTLAQAHLNYTHAHTLIPAPTSVPAPPPTSAPATTPAPAPTPAPVPISAPTPAPALVMAMTTTPVPAPVPATTPTHILTPIPSPPAAFSQGLSTGHVVYNARRVRQNLFHVCPPPNSEYSRKYLGTLSRPQEGQGPVSSGTAKQTVNQRSEDSAKPSTGSILGYLELGNMEWKISNDAKDKFLQPKTFPYCSFHPCSSERRNTDSQAPVYPKFLVYSKDATPSQPCFHSPTNARSSPCTIPPPCTLSLPLVSPRSFVLHQAANNQKPSTIIQTPTSPPTSKSTQSVPSSQFPIPLQFSTISQPPIQPQSPEFHESLGLTQDSGLQRTPSPSKDSKVPRNPGLTQNPGLHKNPGLTQNPGLYKNPGLVQDPGLRKRPGPTQDSSLHKNPVITQDCGPQKSLDPTQDAGIFRSTCLTQHSGLHKNTPFPQTSDIQRTSGFMQETGVSRNLEGNQETVLYESQDLSQKTGLQNIPGPSKECGGYKSAGNDQDPGVYGSLGLTQDSDPQKNPYFPQDSGVNKSSGLSQESGLLKSPGLVQTSGLHKGSGLTQDSGDYKNPETTRDNKNTQGSGVYRSLGPTQDSDLHKNLHPTQVTEVERKCGLTQDVGTQRSPEHTQDPKCHKNPGINQDPGPHKGPALTRDSGLPKTQGHTKESGLHKDTCLIPNPDLHKNPHLAPGTESVQVLGPPQTAKSTLSPMKSSVSAETPQKEDAEQHILWTSVPLSPNSCSSKAQVIYNDLQTFSEVPVLIELQPLSRRAGSQDWMYHPVDTIPPACQNYRQMSMPPQINWKPHCPGQGTRVGQVVFDARQRQFGVGRDKCEAPSPRRLRQEVPSNHQRPSRSGDISV, from the exons ATGGGTGAGCGAGCCCACCACAGAGCCCAAGTGTGCTCTGGCACCAACCTCAGGAAGTGCCAGGACCTAGGAGACTCAATTCTTCTGATTCTGGGCAGTTTCATCTTGCTCAATGTGGGAATCAATGTGGTGATTCTG CTCTGGAAGCATCTGAAGAGCTCCTTGCGGATTCTTTTCCATCGTTTTTTCCCCAAAG ACAAGCAACCCAGCTGTATAGGCAGCCATCCCATGTGTATGCACTGCTCCGTGGATCCCAAGAACCTGTTCTCAAGAGTGTCTTCCCGCTTCCATCGTCACCCAAGCCTCCTGCTCGGGCACCCTAAACACCTTGACTCCTGGATACCAGACACGAATGATGAGAAAGCTTCTAGGTGCTGCTgcatgccacctcagtatggacAGGCCAGGGCTCCCGTGGAGGCTCCATGGGGACTATGGAAGGAAGGGATGATGGGAGTTGGGGAGGCCTCTCAGGTCCCAGCCTTAAAGACCCAAGCCACCTTTATCTCCAAGCAAGAGACATCTTCCCAGTTCCCCAGGATGAGCAAGTTGGACACGGTTCCACTCCACTTGCCCCAGAAGAGCAAGACTAAGACCCCAGACTATGATCCAATCCATGCCCCGACCCAGGCCCCAACCCACTCCCCAGTCCACCCCCCGGAGCACACCCACCCCCAGGTTCAGATCCGCTCCCTAGTCCACCACCCTGAGCACACTCCCACCCAGGCCCAGACCCACTCCCCAGGCCACCCGTCTGAGCAcacccctgcccaggcccagaCCCGCTCCTCAGGCCACCCCACTGAGCACACCCCTACCCAGGCCCAGACCCGCTGCCCAGGCCACCCGCCTGAGCACACCCACCCCAAAGTTCAGATCTGCTTCCCAGGCCACTCCCCTGAGCAcacccctgcccaggcccagaCCCACTGCCCAGGCCACCCCCCTGAGCGCACCCACCCCAAGGTTCAGATCTGCTCTCCCAGCCATCCCCCTGAGCACACCCCCGCCAAGGCCCAGGGCCCTGAGCACACCTCAGTCCACACCCTGGGCCACAGTCCTGAGCACATAACAGTCCACACTCCAGCCCGCACCCTGGCCCAGGCTCATCTAAACTATACCCACGCCCACACCCTGATCCCTGCCCCAACCTctgtcccagcccctcctccaacTTCTGCCCCTGCCACtactcctgccccagcccctacACCAGCCCCTGTCCCAATCTCtgccccaacccctgccccaGCATTGGTCATGGCCATGACTACCACTCCAGTCCCTGCTCCTGTCCCTGCCACCACCCCTACTCACATCCTAACTCCTATTCCCTCTCCCCCGGCTGCCTTCAGCCAAGGCCTCTCCACTGGCCATGTGGTCTACAATGCCCGCAGGGTTAGGCAGAACTTATTCCATGTGTGCCCCCCGCCAAACTCTGAATATTCCAGAAAGTACTTGGGCACCCTTTCCAGGCCCCAAGAGGGACAGGGCCCAGTGAGCTCTGGTACAGCTAAGCAAACAGTGAACCAACGTAGTGAGGACAGTGCCAAGCCCTCCACAGGATCCATACTGGGTTACCTGGAGTTGGGGAATATGGAATGGAAGATCTCAAATGATGCCAAAGACAAGTTCTTACAGCCCAAGACCTTCCCTTACTGCAGCTTCCATCCTTGCAGTTCTGAGAGGAGAAACACAGACTCCCAAGCTCCAGTCTACCCCAAATTCCTGGTCTACTCCAAGGATGCTACACCTTCTCAACCTTGCTTTCATTCTCCAACCAATGCCCGGAGCTCACCATGCACCATTCCTCCACCATgcactctttctctgcctcttgttTCTCCCAGATCCTTTGTCCTTCATCAAGCTGCCAACAACCAGAAGCCCTCCACCATAATACAAACTCCTACCTCTCCCCCAACCTCCAAGTCTACTCAGTCTGTCCCCTCTTCCCAGTTTCCCATCCCTCTGCAGTTCTCCACCATTTCCCAACCCCCAATCCAACCCCAATCTCCTGAATTTCATGAGAGTCTAGGCCTCACCCAAGACTCTGGCCTCCAAAGGACCCCAAGCCCTTCAAAAGACTCTAAAGTTCCCAGGAACCCAGGTCTTACCCAAAATCCAGGCCTGCACAAGAACCCAGGCCTTACCCAAAATCCAGGCCTCTACAAGAACCCAGGCCTTGTTCAAGATCCAGGCCTACGTAAGCGCCCAGGCCCTACCCAAGACTCTAGCCTTCACAAGAATCCAGTCATTACGCAAGATTGTGGCCCGCAAAAGAGCCTAGATCCTACCCAAGATGCAGGTATCTTTAGGAGCACATGTCTCACCCAACACTCTGGCCTCCACAAGAACACACCATTTCCCCAAACTTCTGACATTCAGAGGACCTCAGGCTTTATGCAAGAGACTGGAGTTTCTAGGAATCTAGAAGGAAACCAAGAGACTGTACTCTACGAAAGTCAAGATCTCTCCCAAAAAACTGGTCTCCAAAACATCCCAGGCCCTTCTAAAGAATGTGGAGGTTACAAGAGTGCAGGAAATGACCAAGATCCAGGAGTCTATGGGAGTCTAGGCCTTACCCAAGATTCTGACCCCCAGAAGAACCCATACTTTCCCCAAGACTCTGGAGTCAACAAGAGCTCAGGCCTTTCCCAGGAATCTGGTCTCCTCAAGAGCCCAGGCCTTGTCCAAACCTCTGGCCTCCATAAGGGCTCAGGCCTTACCCAAGACTCAGGAGACTACAAGAATCCAGAGACTACAAGAGACAATAAGAATACTCAAGGTTCTGGAGTCTACAGGAGCCTGGGCCCTACTCAAGATTCTGACCTCCATAAGAATCTACATCCTACCCAAGTCACTGAAGTTGAAAGGAAATGTGGTCTTACCCAAGATGTTGGAACTCAGAGGAGCCCAGAACATACCCAAGACCCCAAATGCCACAAGAACCCAGGAATTAATCAAGATCCTGGCCCCCATAAGGGCCCAGCCCTTACCCGAGACTCTGGCCTCCCCAAGACTCAAGGCCATACCAAGGAATCAGGCCTCCACAAGGACACATGCCTTATCCCAAATCCTGACCTCCACAAGAACCCACACCTTGCTCCAGGTACTGAGTCTGTCCAAGTCTTGGGCCCACCTCAGACCGCAAAGTCAACACTGTCCCCGATGAAGTCATCTGTATCTGCGGAGACTCCTCAGAAGGAGGATGCAGAGCAGCACATACTATGGACTTCTGTCCCACTCAGCCCGAACTCCTGCTCTTCCAAGGCGCAGGTGATCTACAATGACCTGCAAACCTTCTCAGAGGTACCTGTACTAATTGAGCTGCAACCATTGTCTCGGCGAGCAGGTAGCCAAGACTGGATGTACCACCCTGTGGATACTATTCCTCCAGCCTGCCAGAACTATCGCCAGATGTCTATGCCTCCCCAAATCAACTGGAAGCCCCACTGTCCCGGGCAAGGCACCCGGGTAGGACAGGTGGTCTTTGATGCCCGCCAGAGACAGTTTGGAGTGGGCAGGGACAAGTGTGAAGCTCCATCTCCCAGGCGCCTTCGCCAAGAGGTACCCAGC AATCACCAGAGACCATCAAGGAGTGGGGATATCAGTGTGTGA
- the SPEM1 gene encoding spermatid maturation protein 1 isoform X1, with translation MCWSRWLATGEAWKVKGLAPAKAWAQAGGSTMGPRLSLLAHCEGEPQHHCDPFTPSSLWDKQEGRWILGAQWAGGLGAPVALGTPMAMAEWPPPEWASYHSPNTNNCQDLGNSFLLLLGLIVCINIGINMVTLLWHRLRGFLHQVFHIVCEKEACKSSSLGKQTQPRKQSFPAVHLRCTLDPVKMTVTPPPTRRHRHRGSSACRAHRPVAWAPDTDNDEKLLHQHPVICSHNWDRPKDWEGFQSPQGFWAPWAQDTVELPSQTIRFQQTVEERPLKREMRSELGLEAYVYPVNPPPPSPQALSHKNSGGRAGAGAKAEQEQCSPAPPTPPPIRGPAIVPDIPQRRSSGRIAYDARDVRRRLRELTREIEALSHCYPLASRSSTAEGMGKDWVYRSLTER, from the exons ATGTGCTGGTCCAGATGGCTAGCTACAGGAGAGGCATGGAAGGTGAAGGGTTTGGCTCCTGCCAAGGCCTGGGCCCAGGCTGGAGGGTCAACCATGGGCCCCAGACTCTCCCTCTTGGCACATTGTGAGGGAGAGCCCCAGCATCATTGTGACCCGTTTACCCCCAGCAGCCTCTGGGACAAGCAGGAGGGCAGGTGGATACTGGGGGCACAGTGGGCTGGGGGCCTAGGGGCCCCGGTGGCCCTAGGGACCCCCATGGCTATGGCTGAGTGGCCACCACCTGAGTGGGCCTCGTATCACAGCCCCAACACCAACAACTGCCAGGATCTGGGCAATTCCTTCCTGTTGCTGCTGGGCCTTATCGTCTGCATTAACATTGGCATCAATATGGTGACACTG CTCTGGCACAGACTCCGTGGCTTCTTACACCAAGTGTTCCATATTGTTTGTGAGAAAG AAGCTTGTAAGTCATCTTCGCTTGGGAAGCAGACCCAGCCCCGGAAGCAGAGCTTCCCGGCAGTCCACCTTCGATGCACCCTGGACCCTGTGAAAATGACTGTGACCCCTCCACCCACTCGCCGCCATCGCCATCGAGGTTCTTCAGCATGCCGTGCCCACCGCCCGGTAGCCTGGGCCCCAGACACTGACAATGACGAGAAGCTCCTACATCAGCACCCAGTAATCTGTTCCCACAACTGGGATCGCCCCAAGGACTGGGAAGGCTTCCAATCTCCCCAGGGGTTCTGGGCTCCCTGGGCCCAGGACACCGTGGAGCTGCCTTCCCAGACCATCCGCTTCCAGCAGACTGTAGAGGAAAGACCCCTGAAAAGAGAGATGAGGTCAGAGCTGGGCCTAGAGGCCTACGTGTACCCTGTGAaccctccaccccccagccctcAGGCCCTGAGCCACAAGAacagtgggggcagggcaggggcaggggccaaGGCGGAGCAGGAGCAGTGCTCACCAGCCCCGCCAACCCCGCCACCCATCCGGGGCCCAGCAATCGTCCCTGATATCCCCCAGCGCCGCTCCTCAGGCCGCATAGCGTATGATGCCCGCGATGTGAGGCGGCGGCTTCGGGAGCTGACCCGGGAGATAGAGGCCCTGTCCCACTGTTATCCCTTGGCCTCCAGATCCAGCACTGCTGAGGGGATGGGCAAGGACTGGGTATACCGTTCCCTGACAGAGAGGTGa
- the FGF11 gene encoding fibroblast growth factor 11 isoform X2 encodes MAALASSLIRQKREVREPGGSRPVSAQRRVCPRGTKSLCQKQLLILLSKVRLCGGRPARPDRGLEPQLKGIVTKLFCRQGFYLQANPDGSIQGTPEDTSSFTHFNLIPVGLRVVTIQSAKLGHYMAMNAEGLLYSSRSGRAWYLGLDKEGRVMKGNRVKKTKAAAHFVPKLLEVAMYREPSLHSVPETSPSSPPAL; translated from the exons ATGGCGGCGCTGGCCAGTAGCCTGATCCGGCAGAAGCGGGAGGTCCGCGAGCCCGGGGGCAGCCGGCCCGTGTCGGCGCAGCGGCGCGTGTGTCCCCGCGGCACCAAGTCCCTTTGCCAGAAGCAGCTCCTCATCCTGCTGTCCAAGGTGCGACTGTGCGGGGGGCGGCCCGCGCGGCCAGATCGCGGCCTGG AGCCTCAGCTCAAAGGCATCGTCACCAAACTGTTCTGCCGCCAGGGTTTCTACCTCCAGGCGAATCCCGACGGGAGCATCCAGGGCACCCCAGAGGACACCAGCTCTTTCA cccacttCAACCTGATCCCAGTGGGGCTCCGCGTGGTCACCATCCAGAGTGCCAAGCTGGGTCACTACATGGCTATGAACGCTGAGGGACTGCTCTACAGCTCG CGTTCTGGCCGGGCCTGGTACCTGGGCCTGGACAAGGAGGGTCGAGTCATGAAGGGAAATCGAGTCAAGAAGACCAAGGCAGCTGCCCACTTTGTGCCCAAGCTGCTGGAGG TGGCCATGTACCGGGAGCCTTCTCTCCACAGTGTCCCTGAGACCTCCCCTTCCAGTCCCCCTGCCCTTTGA
- the TMEM102 gene encoding transmembrane protein 102, whose protein sequence is MASTVWGSAPWWGPPPPAPARPLTDIDFCSGAQLQELTQLIQELGVQESWSEGPKPGPDLLRAKDFVFSLLGLVHRRDPRFPPQAELLLLRGGIREGSLDLGPAPLGPYARGPHYDAGFTLLVPVFSLDGTGQELQLDLESCYAWLCLPEQIGGTSVREAWQDCLGPPVPGGRDSAHRIESEGSPNDWQSSVDQPHGYISESEPHVSLEKSPSNVSGPESPLQDVTDLGFAVPSKKLNGDVTKAAVVSPVPQPAEAPEAWPTLCPAQVAAWFFASLVAVAESLFPVSGAPRLVHAARHAGFTTVLLATPGPPRHLLLFDLIPVVSVAGWPEGARSHSWAGPLASESSFYLVPGSGTERPGASGWQLCFARQELALKARIPAPLLQAHAAAQALLRPLVAGTRAAAPYLLRTLLYWACERLPALYLARPENAGACCLGLLDELGRVLEAGMLPHYFLSGRKLLAGDGAAALRGALARLRGDPTRALRAAVEEAKAARKGGGLAGVGGGAH, encoded by the exons ATGGCTTCCACGGTCTGGGGGAGCGCTCCCTGGTGGGgcccgcctcccccagccccagcccggcccctcaCGGACatcgacttctgctctggggcgCAGCTGCAGGAACTAACCCAGTTGATCCAGGAGCTGGGTGTGCAGGAGAGCTGGAGTGAAGGGCCCAAGCCGGGACCAGACCTCCTCCGGGCCAAGGACTTTGTCTTCTCTTTGCTGG GTCTTGTTCACCGCAGGGACCCCCGCTTTCCTCCTCAGGCAGAGCTCTTGCTGCTTCGTGGCGGGATTCGCGAGGGCTCCCTGGATCTGGGGCCTGCACCCCTAGGTCCCTACGCCCGGGGACCTCACTACGACGCCGGCTTCACGCTGCTGGTGCCGGTGTTTTCGCTAGACGGCACTGGGCAGGAGCTGCAACTGGATTTGGAATCCTGTTACGCCTGGCTCTGTCTCCCAGAGCAGATAGGCGGAACCTCGGTCCGGGAGGCGTGGCAGGATTGCCTAGGACCCCCAGTCCCAGGAGGACGTGATTCGGCCCACCGAATCGAAAGCGAAGGAAGTCCCAATGACTGGCAAAGCTCGGTGGACCAGCCGCATGGTTACATCAGTGAGTCTGAGCCGCACGTGTCTTTGGAAAAATCACCTAGTAACGTTTCAGGGCCCGAGTCACCTCTGCAAGACGTAACCGATCTTGGCTTTGCCGTACCATCGAAAAAACTGAATGGTGACGTCACCAAAGCAGCCGTCGTTAGCCCAGTCCCACAACCAGCGGAGGCTCCGGAGGCGTGGCCCACATTGTGCCCCGCACAGGTGGCTGCGTGGTTCTTTGCTTCTCTGGTCGCGGTCGCTGAGTCCCTGTTCCCGGTCTCGGGTGCCCCGCGCTTGGTCCACGCAGCCCGACACGCGGGGTTCACCACTGTCCTCCTGGCTACGCCAGGACCCCCGCGCCACCTCCTGCTCTTCGACCTGATCCCCGTGGTGTCCGTGGCCGGCTGGCCCGAGGGGGCTCGGAGCCACTCGTGGGCCGGCCCGCTGGCCTCTGAGTCGTCCTTCTACCTGGTGCCCGGCAGCGGCACAGAGCGGCCAGGCGCTTCGGGCTGGCAGCTCTGCTTCGCCCGCCAGGAGCTGGCGCTCAAGGCGCGCATCCCCGCTCCGCTGCTGCAAGCGCACGCGGCGGCCCAGGCCCTGCTGCGCCCGCTGGTGGCCGGGACCCGGGCCGCGGCGCCCTACCTCCTGCGGACGTTGCTCTACTGGGCGTGCGAGCGGCTGCCTGCGCTCTATCTGGCGCGCCCGGAGAATGCGGGCGCCTGCTGCCTCGGGCTGCTGGATGAGCTGGGCCGTGTGCTCGAGGCCGGGATGCTGCCCCACTATTTTCTGAGTGGCCGAAAGCTGCTCGCGGGGGACGGCGCCGCTGCGCTGCGCGGGGCGTTGGCCCGGCTCCGCGGGGACCCTACCCGGGCCCTGCGCGCAGCGGTGGAGGAGGCAAAGGCTGCACGCAAGGGGGGCGGCTTAGCTGGCGTGGGAGGCGGGGCCCATTAA
- the SPEM2 gene encoding uncharacterized protein SPEM2 produces the protein MENQLWYNTLGCCNQYQEGPQEAEDFLLLLLGLIILVNIGINMATVMWHGLQNVLDKTICWINQKNEILQACESSPKDSPPKAQDVHIYCTLDPVQVKMARPTCYSSSSYHHIRNHCSRCRHRRCYRRSRSHQQRLKNPTQCPHNRSVFRSQHCSRKMSQLRPMPCFDGEGLDSYLEEEDDLSFPYPKYPRWGWGGLYQRMGLPSPMRLWGRQGGILASLPPPSLYLSPELRCMPKRVEAKSELRLQSYRPHCSQSRIWGNMETEQWTSSPPPPRQLLRNPSWVPGGHSPYSSGGQLLYDSWDQRRRALEGSEPPCVLVRRVSRAEAREPYSPQSHRRSLPSHAYSQPNRSPHPSTGHLSYSSRDPQEVRRRAAEWAEALPARHPLTTSTSLTVLGEASYQRAPAPSPALLSRSSQRLPEVQAAELSPPPPTFVPLRRNPGGNTNHQVYDSLELKRQVQESRARANSLPPPSTSASRPSVHRSRMGKFN, from the exons ATGGAAAACCAGCTCTGGTATAACACCCTGGGGTGCTGCAATCAATACCAAGAAGGTCCCCAGGAAGCTGAGGACTTCCTACTCCTGCTCCTGGGCCTCATCATTCTTGTCAACATTGGGATCAACATGGCAACTGTG atgTGGCATGGGCTCCAGAATGTCTTAGACAAGACGATCTGCTGGATTAATCAAAAAA ATGAAATCTTGCAAGCTTGTGAAAGTTCTCCCAAAGATTCACCACCCAAGGCCCAAGACGTCCACATCTACTGCACCCTGGACCCTGTACAAGTGAAGATGGCCCGGCCCACTTGCTACTCCTCTTCTTCCTATCACCACATCCGCAACCACTGCTCACGCTGCCGCCACCGCCGCTGCTACCGCCGAAGCCGCAGCCACCAGCAGAGGCTGAAGAACCCCACACAGTGTCCCCACAACCGCTCAGTCTTCCGTAGCCAACATTGCAGCCGCAAAATGTCACAGCTGCGGCCGATGCCCTGCTTTGATGGGGAGGGTCTGGATTCCTAcctggaagaggaggatgacCTGTCTTTCCCATATCCCAAGTACCCacggtggggctggggagggctctACCAGCGAATGGGCCTGCCCTCCCCCATGAGGCTGTGGGGCCGCCAGGGTGGGATTCTGGCCAGCCTGCCACCACCCTCTCTCTACCTGTCACCTGAGCTGCGCTGCATGCCAAAGCGTGTGGAGGCCAAGTCAGAGCTGAGGCTGCAGTCCTACAGGCCCCACTGCTCACAGTCCCGCATCTGGGGCAATATGGAGACTGAGCAGTGGACCTCATCCCCACCACCTCCCCGCCAGCTGCTCCGTAACCCCTCCTGGGTCCCCGGGGGGCACAGCCCTTACTCCTCAGGGGGCCAGCTACTGTATGACTCCTGGGATCAGCGGCGGCGTGCTCTGGAGGGCTCTGAGCCTCCCTGTGTCCTGGTGCGCCGGGTCTCCCGGGCGGAGGCTCGAGAGCCCTACTCCCCTCAGTCCCACCGGCGGAGCCTCCCCAGCCACGCTTACAGCCAGCCCAACCGCAGCCCCCACCCATCCACGGGACACTTGAGCTACAGCTCCCGAGATCCTCAGGAGGTCCGGCGCCGGGCGGCCGAATGGGCTGAGGCTCTGCCCGCTCGGCACCCTCTGACTACCTCCACCTCCCTCACGGTGTTGGGTGAGGCCTCATACCAACGGGCCCcggctcccagcccagccctgctctcccgCTCCTCCCAGCGCCTGCCCGAAGTCCAGGCTGCTGAGCTCTCCCCACCTCCGCCCACCTTTGTGCCACTCAGACGGAATCCGGGGGGCAATACCAACCACCAGGTGTACGACAGCCTGGAACTGAAGCGGCAGGTGCAGGAGAGCAGAGCGCGAGCCAACTCACTGCCGCCACCTTCCACCTCGGCCTCGAGGCCCTCGGTGCACAGGAGCCGGATGGGGAAATTTAACTGA
- the FGF11 gene encoding fibroblast growth factor 11 isoform X1, whose translation MAALASSLIRQKREVREPGGSRPVSAQRRVCPRGTKSLCQKQLLILLSKVRLCGGRPARPDRGLEPQLKGIVTKLFCRQGFYLQANPDGSIQGTPEDTSSFTHFNLIPVGLRVVTIQSAKLGHYMAMNAEGLLYSSPHFTAECRFKECVFENYYVLYASALYRQRSGRAWYLGLDKEGRVMKGNRVKKTKAAAHFVPKLLEVAMYREPSLHSVPETSPSSPPAL comes from the exons ATGGCGGCGCTGGCCAGTAGCCTGATCCGGCAGAAGCGGGAGGTCCGCGAGCCCGGGGGCAGCCGGCCCGTGTCGGCGCAGCGGCGCGTGTGTCCCCGCGGCACCAAGTCCCTTTGCCAGAAGCAGCTCCTCATCCTGCTGTCCAAGGTGCGACTGTGCGGGGGGCGGCCCGCGCGGCCAGATCGCGGCCTGG AGCCTCAGCTCAAAGGCATCGTCACCAAACTGTTCTGCCGCCAGGGTTTCTACCTCCAGGCGAATCCCGACGGGAGCATCCAGGGCACCCCAGAGGACACCAGCTCTTTCA cccacttCAACCTGATCCCAGTGGGGCTCCGCGTGGTCACCATCCAGAGTGCCAAGCTGGGTCACTACATGGCTATGAACGCTGAGGGACTGCTCTACAGCTCG CCACATTTCACAGCTGAGTGTCGCTTTAAGGAGTGCGTCTTTGAGAATTACTATGTCCTGTACGCCTCTGCTCTCTATCGCCAGCGTTCTGGCCGGGCCTGGTACCTGGGCCTGGACAAGGAGGGTCGAGTCATGAAGGGAAATCGAGTCAAGAAGACCAAGGCAGCTGCCCACTTTGTGCCCAAGCTGCTGGAGG TGGCCATGTACCGGGAGCCTTCTCTCCACAGTGTCCCTGAGACCTCCCCTTCCAGTCCCCCTGCCCTTTGA
- the SPEM1 gene encoding spermatid maturation protein 1 isoform X2, with translation MCWSRWLATGEAWKVKGLAPAKAWAQAGGSTMGPRLSLLAHCEGEPQHHCDPFTPSSLWDKQEGRWILGAQWAGGLGAPVALGTPMAMAEWPPPEWASYHSPNTNNCQDLGNSFLLLLGLIVCINIGINMLWHRLRGFLHQVFHIVCEKEACKSSSLGKQTQPRKQSFPAVHLRCTLDPVKMTVTPPPTRRHRHRGSSACRAHRPVAWAPDTDNDEKLLHQHPVICSHNWDRPKDWEGFQSPQGFWAPWAQDTVELPSQTIRFQQTVEERPLKREMRSELGLEAYVYPVNPPPPSPQALSHKNSGGRAGAGAKAEQEQCSPAPPTPPPIRGPAIVPDIPQRRSSGRIAYDARDVRRRLRELTREIEALSHCYPLASRSSTAEGMGKDWVYRSLTER, from the exons ATGTGCTGGTCCAGATGGCTAGCTACAGGAGAGGCATGGAAGGTGAAGGGTTTGGCTCCTGCCAAGGCCTGGGCCCAGGCTGGAGGGTCAACCATGGGCCCCAGACTCTCCCTCTTGGCACATTGTGAGGGAGAGCCCCAGCATCATTGTGACCCGTTTACCCCCAGCAGCCTCTGGGACAAGCAGGAGGGCAGGTGGATACTGGGGGCACAGTGGGCTGGGGGCCTAGGGGCCCCGGTGGCCCTAGGGACCCCCATGGCTATGGCTGAGTGGCCACCACCTGAGTGGGCCTCGTATCACAGCCCCAACACCAACAACTGCCAGGATCTGGGCAATTCCTTCCTGTTGCTGCTGGGCCTTATCGTCTGCATTAACATTGGCATCAATATG CTCTGGCACAGACTCCGTGGCTTCTTACACCAAGTGTTCCATATTGTTTGTGAGAAAG AAGCTTGTAAGTCATCTTCGCTTGGGAAGCAGACCCAGCCCCGGAAGCAGAGCTTCCCGGCAGTCCACCTTCGATGCACCCTGGACCCTGTGAAAATGACTGTGACCCCTCCACCCACTCGCCGCCATCGCCATCGAGGTTCTTCAGCATGCCGTGCCCACCGCCCGGTAGCCTGGGCCCCAGACACTGACAATGACGAGAAGCTCCTACATCAGCACCCAGTAATCTGTTCCCACAACTGGGATCGCCCCAAGGACTGGGAAGGCTTCCAATCTCCCCAGGGGTTCTGGGCTCCCTGGGCCCAGGACACCGTGGAGCTGCCTTCCCAGACCATCCGCTTCCAGCAGACTGTAGAGGAAAGACCCCTGAAAAGAGAGATGAGGTCAGAGCTGGGCCTAGAGGCCTACGTGTACCCTGTGAaccctccaccccccagccctcAGGCCCTGAGCCACAAGAacagtgggggcagggcaggggcaggggccaaGGCGGAGCAGGAGCAGTGCTCACCAGCCCCGCCAACCCCGCCACCCATCCGGGGCCCAGCAATCGTCCCTGATATCCCCCAGCGCCGCTCCTCAGGCCGCATAGCGTATGATGCCCGCGATGTGAGGCGGCGGCTTCGGGAGCTGACCCGGGAGATAGAGGCCCTGTCCCACTGTTATCCCTTGGCCTCCAGATCCAGCACTGCTGAGGGGATGGGCAAGGACTGGGTATACCGTTCCCTGACAGAGAGGTGa